One part of the Methylobacterium terrae genome encodes these proteins:
- a CDS encoding sigma-70 family RNA polymerase sigma factor — translation MRTDDEPRQPVAASDAAIALMQSHLGGLLREYYPEVVDLDGGSRLGEVLARITRALEVAQASREVPARFKEELLDAVPRLRRYAQSLTRHGADADDLVQHTLLKAWEHRRQFVAGTSLSAWLFAILRNGFYNGRRKHRLEVPDPDGTHAAGLSSAAEQEHKATLRELQGALDRLEPAQREALVLVAVEGLTYEAAAELLGCPAGTVKSRVSRARDRLARDLEPEFGGA, via the coding sequence GTGCGAACAGACGACGAGCCGCGCCAGCCGGTCGCCGCATCGGACGCCGCCATCGCCCTGATGCAGTCGCATCTCGGCGGATTGCTGCGGGAGTACTACCCGGAGGTCGTCGACCTCGACGGCGGATCGCGCCTCGGCGAGGTTCTGGCACGCATCACCCGTGCCCTCGAGGTGGCGCAGGCCTCGCGCGAGGTCCCGGCGCGCTTCAAGGAGGAACTGCTCGACGCGGTGCCGCGCTTGCGCCGCTACGCCCAGTCGCTGACCCGGCACGGCGCCGATGCGGACGACCTCGTGCAGCACACGCTGCTCAAGGCCTGGGAGCACCGGCGCCAGTTCGTTGCCGGCACCAGCCTGTCGGCCTGGCTGTTCGCGATCCTGCGCAACGGCTTCTACAACGGTCGCCGCAAGCATCGCCTCGAGGTGCCCGACCCCGACGGCACCCATGCGGCGGGCCTGTCGAGCGCCGCCGAGCAGGAGCACAAGGCGACCTTGCGCGAACTGCAAGGCGCACTGGACCGGCTCGAGCCGGCGCAGCGCGAGGCGCTGGTGCTGGTCGCGGTCGAGGGCCTGACCTACGAGGCGGCCGCCGAGCTGCTCGGCTGCCCCGCCGGCACCGTGAAGAGCCGCGTCAGCCGGGCCCGCGACCGGCTGGCCCGGGACCTCGAGCCCGAATTCGGCGGGGCCTGA
- a CDS encoding helix-turn-helix transcriptional regulator has translation MTAGVDRHELRQIIAGLSEGVILVEPDQTIAYANEAALAMHGAESLDEIGATIDAYRERFALRYRNHRAPESYPIERVVAGERFHDVVVEVTRTDRPDVGFVHSLRSLVATDREGKPSCLALILKDVSDQFEAEERFERTFNANPAPAVITRLSDLRHVKVNAGFLEMTGYTRDAVIGRSVYEVDVLANARNRDLAVSRLDQGGTIPQMEARLELPDGGSRFVIVAGQPMEMGDEPCMLFTFADLELRRKAETALRQSEERFAKAFRLTPVPTMLARAEDFQVTSINEAFGRVFGHGEDRVVGRTPAEFGLWVSDEQRRRFEDVLLRTGCVLGLEVCLRHENGADLDCLVSAERVTINDGEFVLSVLQDITERKHTERELFDAIETVMADTSWFSRGLIEKLANLRRPGREAPGAAVPDLTLRERQILNLICSGLDDDGIARKLGLSRNTVRNHGAALYRKLGVHRRTEVILWGREHGFPLQASGS, from the coding sequence GTGACCGCGGGCGTCGACAGGCACGAACTCCGGCAGATCATCGCCGGCCTCAGCGAGGGGGTGATCCTGGTCGAGCCCGACCAGACCATCGCCTACGCCAACGAGGCCGCCCTGGCGATGCACGGCGCCGAGAGCCTGGACGAGATCGGCGCGACGATCGACGCCTACCGCGAGCGCTTCGCCCTGCGCTACCGCAACCACCGCGCCCCGGAGAGCTACCCGATCGAGCGGGTCGTGGCCGGGGAGCGCTTCCACGACGTGGTGGTCGAGGTGACGCGCACCGACAGGCCGGATGTCGGCTTCGTGCACTCCCTGCGCAGCCTCGTCGCCACCGACCGGGAGGGCAAGCCGAGCTGCCTGGCGCTGATCCTCAAGGACGTGTCGGACCAGTTCGAGGCCGAGGAGCGCTTCGAGCGCACCTTCAACGCCAACCCGGCGCCGGCCGTGATCACCCGCCTCTCCGACCTGCGCCACGTCAAGGTCAATGCCGGCTTCCTCGAGATGACCGGCTACACCCGCGACGCCGTGATCGGCCGCAGCGTCTACGAGGTCGACGTGCTGGCCAACGCCCGCAACCGCGACCTCGCGGTGTCGCGGCTCGACCAGGGCGGCACGATCCCGCAGATGGAGGCGCGCCTCGAACTCCCCGACGGCGGCAGCCGCTTCGTCATCGTCGCCGGCCAGCCGATGGAGATGGGCGACGAGCCCTGCATGCTGTTCACCTTCGCCGACCTGGAGCTGCGCCGGAAGGCCGAGACGGCTTTGCGCCAGAGCGAGGAGCGCTTCGCCAAGGCGTTCCGCCTCACCCCGGTCCCGACGATGCTCGCCCGCGCCGAGGACTTCCAGGTCACCAGCATCAACGAGGCCTTCGGCCGGGTCTTCGGCCACGGCGAGGACCGGGTGGTTGGGCGCACCCCGGCGGAGTTCGGGCTGTGGGTCTCGGACGAGCAGCGCCGGCGCTTCGAGGACGTGCTGCTGCGCACCGGCTGCGTGCTAGGGCTGGAGGTGTGCCTGCGCCACGAGAACGGCGCCGACCTCGACTGCCTGGTCTCGGCCGAGCGCGTCACCATCAACGACGGCGAGTTCGTGCTTTCGGTCCTGCAGGACATCACCGAGCGCAAGCACACCGAGCGCGAGCTGTTCGACGCGATCGAGACGGTGATGGCCGACACCTCCTGGTTCAGCCGCGGCCTGATCGAGAAGCTCGCGAACCTGCGCCGGCCCGGCCGCGAGGCGCCGGGCGCCGCGGTGCCCGACCTGACGCTGCGGGAGCGGCAGATCCTGAACCTGATCTGCTCGGGCCTCGACGACGACGGCATCGCCCGCAAGCTCGGCCTGTCGCGCAACACCGTGCGCAATCACGGCGCCGCGCTCTACCGCAAGCTCGGCGTGCACCGCCGCACGGAGGTGATCCTGTGGGGCCGCGAGCACGGTTTCCCGCTCCAGGCATCCGGTAGTTGA
- a CDS encoding CsbD family protein, producing the protein MTKRAPSTSTEHVKGSVKEAIGKLTGDVRIESEGRRQKDEARSPKGTGPRRD; encoded by the coding sequence ATGACCAAGCGCGCGCCATCGACTTCCACCGAGCACGTCAAGGGCTCGGTGAAGGAGGCCATCGGCAAGCTCACCGGCGACGTCCGGATCGAGTCCGAGGGCCGGCGTCAGAAGGACGAGGCGAGATCCCCGAAGGGGACCGGGCCTCGCCGGGACTGA
- a CDS encoding CsbD family protein, with translation MVDTDRITGAAREIGGKIQGAVGDLTGSHRDSAEGRFREAQGAAENAYGQAKDTVRQVADRAQDYAGHAADQAQDYAEDAYERGSHYLRRGTRQVSHQVAEYPVASLVIAGLVGFGLGLLVNANRD, from the coding sequence ATGGTTGACACGGATCGCATCACCGGCGCCGCCCGCGAGATCGGCGGCAAGATCCAGGGCGCCGTCGGCGACCTGACCGGCTCGCACCGCGACTCGGCCGAGGGCCGCTTCCGCGAGGCGCAGGGCGCGGCGGAGAACGCCTACGGCCAGGCCAAGGACACCGTCCGTCAGGTGGCCGATCGGGCCCAGGACTACGCCGGCCACGCCGCGGATCAGGCCCAGGACTACGCCGAGGACGCCTACGAGCGCGGCAGCCACTACCTGCGCCGCGGCACCCGCCAGGTCAGCCACCAGGTCGCCGAGTACCCCGTCGCCTCGCTGGTGATCGCCGGCCTCGTCGGCTTCGGCCTCGGCCTCCTCGTCAACGCCAACCGCGATTGA
- a CDS encoding PhnA-like protein, giving the protein MTLQTPVSPLATAAQADTRAVLLNQVSWGAIFAGAVTALVTQVILNLVGVGVGLSSVGVNAADNPAASTVSTGAGLWFVISGIVASLVGGAIAGRLSGKPLPGAAALHGLVSWAVTTLVVIYLITSAASGLVGGTLSTVSSALGGAGNLVGGTVQTAAQAAAPSLSKVQNPLEGIEDKVRQQAAGQDPQAARDAAVAAVRAVLTGDAAQKEQAKTRAADALAKAQNISPDQAKAQIDDYQKQYDQAVATAKQKAEAAAVAAKSAATQGAFYAAIALLLGAAAAFFGGRLGAPKLVGAYDTTRRV; this is encoded by the coding sequence GTGACCCTCCAGACCCCCGTTTCCCCCCTGGCGACCGCGGCGCAAGCCGATACCCGCGCGGTCCTGCTCAACCAGGTCTCCTGGGGCGCCATCTTCGCCGGCGCCGTCACGGCGCTCGTGACGCAGGTGATCCTCAACCTCGTCGGCGTCGGCGTCGGCCTCTCGTCGGTGGGCGTGAACGCCGCCGACAACCCGGCCGCCTCGACCGTGTCGACGGGGGCGGGCCTGTGGTTCGTGATCTCGGGCATCGTCGCCTCGCTGGTCGGCGGCGCCATCGCGGGCCGGCTCTCCGGCAAGCCGCTGCCGGGGGCGGCCGCCCTGCACGGCCTCGTCTCCTGGGCGGTGACGACCCTGGTGGTGATCTACCTGATCACCTCGGCGGCGAGCGGCCTCGTCGGCGGCACGCTCAGCACGGTCTCGAGCGCGCTCGGCGGGGCCGGCAACCTCGTCGGCGGCACGGTGCAGACCGCCGCCCAGGCCGCGGCCCCGTCGCTGTCGAAGGTCCAGAACCCGCTCGAGGGCATCGAGGACAAGGTGCGCCAGCAGGCCGCCGGCCAGGACCCGCAGGCCGCCCGCGACGCCGCGGTGGCGGCGGTGCGCGCCGTGCTGACCGGCGACGCCGCCCAGAAGGAGCAGGCCAAGACCCGCGCGGCCGACGCGCTCGCCAAGGCTCAGAACATCTCGCCCGACCAGGCCAAGGCGCAGATCGACGACTACCAGAAGCAGTACGACCAGGCGGTCGCCACCGCCAAGCAGAAGGCCGAGGCCGCGGCGGTCGCCGCCAAGTCGGCCGCGACGCAAGGAGCGTTCTACGCCGCAATCGCGCTGCTGCTCGGCGCCGCCGCCGCCTTCTTCGGCGGCCGCCTCGGCGCCCCGAAGCTCGTCGGCGCCTACGACACCACCCGCCGCGTCTGA